Within the Telopea speciosissima isolate NSW1024214 ecotype Mountain lineage chromosome 4, Tspe_v1, whole genome shotgun sequence genome, the region taaattgaacttaTCCAAAACTGGTTTGAACCAGCGGTTCAATTTAGGTGACTTgagtcacttttttttttaattagttttataGTATATTTGGGACcacacctctccacgattttgagAGAGGTTGTGATTTGTAATTATAATGGGCTAGGAGCTTTTAGACTCCTAGGCTGATTAGGACAGCAGGCCTTTTGGccattataaataataaaaatcgtGGGGACTCTCTTAAGACCTCACAATTTGATAATTTTCTGCTCAAGCAGCTCTTCAActtttgttttctccattgGGGTTTTGTCTTGTGTCttatcaaggctggtgggattggtggtTGATCAAATCGACACCTTGtagtgtgaagcccaggtggttcttCGAAGCtctcttcaagttctagttcaagttctgatttttttttttttcaagttttcatCTTCAAACAAGCTTCTACCAAGGGATCTCTGCAgcaacagtgagtttgaatcacCCCATCcccaacctttcttcttctaatcctctaaaccaccaaacctAGAATCCCCTCCATCTCTAAACCTTTTTCCCATAGCCCAAATTCTGTCCAGACCAATTCAACCATCAAACCCCCTCCAAATTTGGATCGAATTCTCCTCACTCTAAGGGAAACTTGATCCAAGCCCCAGCCCTAGTTGACCactttaaaccctagattcctgTTGGGGGTTGCCTCACTTCAAAGAGATCAGTTtgtttgacttttttttttttttgcaatattaCATAAGGTATACAACAAGGTTCACtatttactgccaaccaagggtgcaaatccaaaacatcactttgtgacattttttgcaatttgaaggTTTACATAGGTTTATTTAGCCTAAAACAAGTTTCCTAAAGCTTCGGAGCctactatggccatttgcccacaGAAACGACAAACCGAAGCAAGCAGCAAAAAAATGCAATGTTAAAATTTCGATGTTTCAGTGTTTTCGACTTGACCGAAACACTAAAATGAAAcgagtttttaaaccttgtgTTTAACTACATGTAATATGTTGTGAAATAATAAGGGCATAGGTGCAATGGACCTAATTGGGGACTATATTTATTTCCAGCTAGTGGCGCATGACTACAGAGGGTTGGGAAAAACATGATGAGTTACCACCTAGGATGAGGGCCAAAGACCCATAAAGGGGAGACTCGATCCCTGGTCTGAGGAAGGAGCCAAGTTGAATCCAATTTCAATGGTTTGGTCAAAGATTTGGGTAAGGGTCAGGTTACGGatatgggaaggtgttagataCCCACTCCGAGTACGATCCGTCAAGACTTTTATTGTCTCCCGGCTCAAGGGGGAggccaactctctctctctctcttggaaaGACTCTGTTGGTGTGCAAGGTGTTGGTGTAAATATGTGGCGTTTTGAAATGGCAAAGGgggtcctatttataggggaaatcTTGGTGGGTGTGGTGCGGACCTGCGGAGTGGCATTGTGCGAGTCCCCACCCCCAATGAGGTGGCAGCCCCAAAGACCCGAAATGGAATCTAGCTTCCACGAGGGCATAACTTTTAGCCTGGTTGTCTGATCTTGACATGCGATATATCGCCGGAAAGCCTGTTTCGGGCACTATCCAATGATGTAGGACACAGGCATGACTTAGGTTGGCAGCTTTGCCGAAAAGGTGCCATAAGCAGTGGTGCTTACGTAGCATCGAGTGGGGGAAATCGGTAGCCGATTTGCACCGTTCTCACACCAATGGTTAGTAATTTACGCTATCATCACATCAAAACCGGTTTCAAAGATTATTTTATCAATAAACATCTTGTtggggcattttgatcattttcccAAACTGAGTCATTCCTTGAGAGAGATATCAAGACGGTAGCCACCCTGTTTATAAAACTattatttaatcatatttttattggaaaaaagaacactGCTTGGTCACCCGGCCCTACTCCCAAACACAATGTGTGGtaaaatgaccaaccctaccCCCATGTTGGATGCCTGGGCACACTTTCCCATTGCACCCcacgctggtgcaggggccatgtGACCAAGCAGCTTTATCTCTGcctatttttataattaaattggATATGATAATATAGCATCCAAACAGATTCGAATAGTTTCCATATACCGAATTTTTCGAATAAAGATtcccctaaatggatacgaacacgAGTCGGACatggattttcgactatccatatgcatccttaattttatttgtGTGCTTCACCAGCACGCAGTTGCTTAATTGTCTTACAGTCTACCAACCAGTATCTAGATTTTTCTTCTTGACTGGTATTGTGGCTAGTAAGAGTGCAGATATTGTTGTCTTGTTTGTACATGTTATAacattccttcttctcttgattaCACTTGAACCAGCTGTGCAGGACAGAGATCACAAATTTCTCACAGAAGCAGTTGAAGAAGCTTATAAGGGGGTAGAGTGTGGAGATGGAGGTCCTTTTGGTGCAGTTGTTGTTCGCAATAATGAAGTAGTTGTGAGCTGTCACAACATGGTCTTGAAGTACACAGACCCAACTGCCCATGCAGAGGTGACTGCAGTAAGAGAGGTTAGATCGATGGAACTTTCTCTTCAAATGCCATTTGGGATGCATGTAATTGGAGTTACTAAGGTCCCCAGCGGACCACGTATGTACCCTGGGATAATGTTGCTCCAGGTTCATTGGGCCTGTCATTTGATAGGTCCTGCCAAGAAGTTCTGAAATGTCTAAACATGGCCAGGTCAAATAGTAAAGTCTATGTAATGGATGGTTAAACAATTTACTGTTATTGGATCATTCTTTGATTTGGTAGATTTCTTGGGAGAAACCATTGGCTAAGTGTCCATGGTTGGAGAGATGTATGCAAGTTTTTATTTACCTTTGATTTACTTAACCTCgtttctgtcatttattgatttCTTTCATCACTGCCTTTCAAGTTTGTATGGGAAATTACTCCAGAAACTTGGTCAAGTTTACATAGTGTATTAGTGTAgttactttccttttctttgtcctTTACTTCTGCACATGTATGCATGTGTTTCTAGGGTTGTGATATGGTAagcatttttattcattttccaAATCAAGCATATGCTATATAATTTGCAATTTTAGCTTAGTTATAGTTATTCagccattttgttttttttgtgcttatttgtttttttttttttctgcctctgtttctgtttctttacttctttttttgtgtggtgggggggaggggagaggggttGGGGAGAAGCTTGGAGTTCATGAAGGATTAGAGAGAGACAAGCCAACctgttctcctttcttccttctttggtaATTACCAGCCACTTTGGGAATGATGTGTTATCCTAAGGCTCTTGTGCTGAAATGAGGTATCTAAGGTGGGATTTCTGATGTCACAAGAAAACAGGACCTTGGAGATGTTGACTTCTTTGTGAAAACTTTATTTCTTGGGATTGCCACTACATTATCTTCCCATTAGggattctatttgggattccatttaaGTGTTTATGCAGAGATCTGGCCATGCTGGAAGACCGCTGCTTCcagcatcttcttcttctcttttctggtAGGTAATACCTCAGCTTTCCAGTCATGTAATGCTTCTTTGGAAGATGTGAACTTGGTTGAAGAAAGAACTTTTAAAAGCTCTGATATTCATGGGTTTAAATTTAAGTCAAAATTTATGGATTTTTGGGAATCTGAGCTGGTTTGAAGGTATCCAGAAGGAGATCTaaagattaattttttttcccaattaggaaatttaaataaaaatttggaaGGATGGACTACAAACAGGAAAGGGCTGAAGATGTTTTAAGTAATGAGAAAAAGTAGGAAGAGAAACCAGGAGCTATTAGAAGTAGCCATAAGGTTGGGGTTTGAGATATTTCATTAGAGTTGCAGTTTCAATTTGAAAAGTTTGGAATATTGATGTGATTTAACATTATGACAAGTTAAAAGAGTTTGATAAGCATGAAATGAGACTGGATTTAGGACTGGTTCGTTGAATCAATATGCTTAGGAAGAATGATTTGAAGGCTGGTTGCTAGATATAGGGATGTAGCTATTGGTTCAAAGGTTGTAGTGGAGACCTTTGGAGTTTTAGAATGAAATATGGTTTTCTttcgttctttttttcttctgttggGTACAAGTATAATGATAACCTCACAACCCTCCCACATGAGGTGAGATTAGATTTTCTGCTATTGACAGCTGGAGATCTTACCACCAAGTCAAGGATAACACCTCAAATGGTTATGgggtcagggttttggaaatgatAAGCATAGAGATTACACATGAGTTGGGTTCTAATCTGACTCcaatttcaaaataaacaaaTCTTTATACCTAACAGAGCGATAACCAAGAGAAAACACTTGATCTCACggtctttctattttgttactTTGTCCTTGTAATAGTCCTAATTCTAATCCCTGTTCCCTGAACCACAAACAACCCCCTTTTTGTTTGTGGTGGAGTTTTGCTAGCATGATAGTCACCTTTCAGGAGAATGTGCTGACAATCTAATCTTGGCATCCCACTCGGGTGGCCCCACAGAAACAGCAGAGTAAAACAgaacagaaaacaaaataaaaaggaagtcCAAGTAAGCTATTGGTCTGTCAGCCCACTTCCCAACACCTCTAAGGCtaaagtttttcattttttgttttttctttcctctgtttttttttgggtgtgtgtgtgtggagggggggggggggttggagagGAAAGGGGGAAGGGAAAGGTTTCAGTTGGGGTATACATGTGCTAGAATCAGCTAAACAATTGTATACTGCTTCCTTGCTTTGAGGCCGTAGGGACATGAGTTTTAGTGGCAACtgattttccaaaagaaatacACATAGAATCAGTAAGTGCGAGTACTAGGCTCTAGATTTCCCCATATTGCTGCACATTCAGGCTTGTGGAAGTTTCATGagattatgattttttttttgactcaaTTACCATATGGATCTTGAGCAGGACTTACGGGCATGGAAAAAGCTTGAGAAATCCCACACTTGGATTGTGAAAGATTTCCTTTACATATGTTCTCCTGGAAATTGCATGGatgtttcatttttattttaaacgtTTGGTTCTTATCTCAGACATTATCCATCCCTTGTTTAGGCCTGTAAAAAACTCAACAAAGTGGAGCTCTCAGATTGCGAAATATATGCATCTTGCGAGCCTTGTCCTATGTGCTTTGGAGCTATTCACCTTTCACGAATCAAGGTCAGCTTTTCCTGCCTCCTCTTCCCATGTGATCCAGTCTTTACCTGAACATGTTTGGGTTGCTCCCTGATTTGTGTGTTTAATGTTTGGCTCTTATGATGCAGAGGCTGGTGTATGGTGCCAAGGCCGAAGCAGCTATAGCCATTGGGTTTGATGATTTCATTGCAGATGCATTAAGGGGTACTGGATTCTACCAGAAGGCCCACTTGGAGATAAAAAAAGCTGATGGTAATGGGGCAATTATTGCAGAACAAGTATTTGAGAATACAAAGGAGAAATTTCATTTGTACTGATTTCACCCATATTGCCTAAACCAGGATTATCATAGATGAACACCAATCCAATGTGTACTGgctttttaatatatttttttttaccccttCATATGACTGTCCAAAATTCAAATGAATATCTGATGGATATTTCATTTGAGCATCTGTATTCAAATCAAGAATTAATAATAATTCATGATCTTAAATTTTCATGGAAGCAGATTTTTTGAAGTAGATATATTATTGTCCAAATTTATGTCCGATTCTCATCTTGGCCCAAGGCACCATGGCGTAGAGAGTTAGGCATCTTGGACGGCACTTTACTGAGCAGGTAATCGTTTCCTTCTGAAACATATTTTAATACAACACTTTAAAGGATGGCGGAAATTAGATTTTATAACATGAAAGGGGAAGGCTACGAGAAGAATGCTGTTATAACTCCATGACAGGTTAGTATGGAGGTATCATGTATGGGTGGTAC harbors:
- the LOC122657291 gene encoding guanosine deaminase isoform X1, producing the protein MWVAGMEEANVVEAMEGTISVASAFAGYQEAVQDRDHKFLTEAVEEAYKGVECGDGGPFGAVVVRNNEVVVSCHNMVLKYTDPTAHAEVTAVREACKKLNKVELSDCEIYASCEPCPMCFGAIHLSRIKRLVYGAKAEAAIAIGFDDFIADALRGTGFYQKAHLEIKKADGNGAIIAEQVFENTKEKFHLY
- the LOC122657291 gene encoding guanosine deaminase isoform X2, producing the protein MEGTISVASAFAGYQEAVQDRDHKFLTEAVEEAYKGVECGDGGPFGAVVVRNNEVVVSCHNMVLKYTDPTAHAEVTAVREACKKLNKVELSDCEIYASCEPCPMCFGAIHLSRIKRLVYGAKAEAAIAIGFDDFIADALRGTGFYQKAHLEIKKADGNGAIIAEQVFENTKEKFHLY